The genomic DNA TCGACATGCCGCCAGGCACTGGCGATATCCAGCTGACCCTGGCGCAGAAAGTCCCGGTGGCCGGTGCGGTCATCGTCACCACACCGCAGGATCTGGCTCTGCTTGACGCGCGCAAAGGCGTGGAAATGTTCCGCAAGGTCAACATTCCGGTGCTGGGCGTGGTGGAAAACATGGCCGTACACATCTGCTCGAACTGCGGCCATGCCGAGCATCTGTTCGGTGAGGGCGGTGGTGAGAAGCTGGCGACTCAATACGGCGTCGAACTGCTGGCTTCGCTGCCGTTATCGATGCTGATCCGCGAACAGGCCGATGGCGGCAAGCCGACGGTGATCGCCGAGCCGGACAGCCAGATTGCCATGGTCTATCAGGAACTGGCCCGCCACGTTGGCGCGCGGATTGTGTTGCAGGAAGCGGCAACGCCGGCGATGCCGAACATCACCATCAGCGACGATTGAAAACTATCTGTAAAGCGCAAGACAAAACTGTGGGAGCGAGCCTGCTCGCGAATGCGGTGGATCAGACAACCAATGGGTTGAATGACACACCGCATTCGCGAGCAGGCTCGCTCCCACATTGTTTTGTGTGGTGAGACTTAGATCCGCAACCCGCCATCCATCTCCAGAATCCGCCCGGTGTAGTAGTCGTTCTCGAAGATATACGCCGCTGAATGGGCGATTTCTTCAGGCTTGCCCATACGCTTGAGCGGAATCCCCGCGGTCATTTTCTCCAGCGCTTCGGGCTTCATGCCCAGGGTCATTTCGGTTTCGATGAAGCCCGGGGCAATACCCGCCACGCGAATGCCATAGCGCGCCAGCTCCTTGGCCCAGGTCACGGTGGCCGCCGCTACGCCAGCCTTGGCGGCGGAGTAGTTGGTCTGGCCAACGTTGCCCGCACGCGAGATCGACGAGATGTTGATGATCGCACCGCTGTTCTTCAGCTCGACCATTTTTGCTGCCACTTCACGGGTGCACAGGAACACGCCGGTCAGGTTGACGTCGATCACTGCTTGCCACTGGGCCAGGCTCATCTTGGTCATTTCGCCGTCCTTGACCTTGAGCAGCAGCCCATCGCGCAGGATCCCGGCGTTATTGATCAAACCATGGATCGCGCCGAAATCTTCGGCGACCTGGGCAACCATGTGCTCGACCTGCTCTTCATTGGCGACGTTGCACAGATAACTGCGCGCCTCGACACCCTTGGCTTTGCAGGTAGCCACTGCGTCGTCGAGTTTTTCCTGGTTAAGATCGACCAGCGCCAGCTTCGCGCCTTTGCCGGCGAAATACTCGGCCATCGAGCGGCCCAAACCCTGGCAACCGCCAGTGATAATGATTACTTTGTCGTTGAGTTGCATGCGCATGCCCCGATAGCAGGTCAGAGTGGTTTTCCCTTAAGAGAGCCTCTCAATCTGCGCCCGACGTGGTCTGGCTGCACATGAGAAATGCCCCGATGGTGGCCGGAACTTATCCCGGGCACCTGTCCGTTTTTTCGACGGATTCTATTTAAGGAGTCATAAATTGAGCGTTGAAGTGGCGAAGAATGCCCGAGAATTGCTTCTCAAGGAATACCGGGGAGTGCTGTCGACCCACTCCAAGTCGATGCCCGGTTTTCCCTTTGGCTCAGTCGTGCCTTATTGCCTGGACGAGCAGGGCCGGCCGTTGATCCTGATCAGCCGCATCGCCCAGCACACCCACAACCTGCAGAAAGACCCGAAGTGTTCGATGCTGGTGGGTGAGCGCGAAGCCGATGACGTGCAGGCCGTTGGTCGCCTGACCTATCTGGCTGAGGCGCAAAAGCTCCAAGACCCCGCCGCCATCGAAGCGGCCGCCGAGCGTTACTACCGCTACTTCCCGGACTCCCAGAACTACCACAAGGCCCATGACTTCGATTTCTGGGTGCTCAATCCGGTGCGCCATCGCTACATCGGCGGTTTCGGCGCCATTCATTGGATCGACCAACTGACCTTGGCCAATCCGTTCGCCGGCAAGGCTGAAATCAGCATGGTCGAACACATGAACAGCGACCACGCCAAAGCCATCGCGCACTACGTAGAACTGGCCGGTCTGCCGAAAACCGTGCCGGCGCAACTGGCCGGGATCGACACCGAAGGCATGCACCTGCGCATCGGTCAGGCGTTGTACTGGTTACCGTTTCAAGCACCATGTCATACGCCGATACAAGTGCGCGAAGCCTTGGTTTCTCTGGCTCACGCAGAGGTTTGGCCAAAAAATGCAGTGGCCGACGCTTGAATTCAC from Pseudomonas baetica includes the following:
- a CDS encoding SDR family oxidoreductase, with translation MQLNDKVIIITGGCQGLGRSMAEYFAGKGAKLALVDLNQEKLDDAVATCKAKGVEARSYLCNVANEEQVEHMVAQVAEDFGAIHGLINNAGILRDGLLLKVKDGEMTKMSLAQWQAVIDVNLTGVFLCTREVAAKMVELKNSGAIINISSISRAGNVGQTNYSAAKAGVAAATVTWAKELARYGIRVAGIAPGFIETEMTLGMKPEALEKMTAGIPLKRMGKPEEIAHSAAYIFENDYYTGRILEMDGGLRI
- a CDS encoding HugZ family protein, producing the protein MSVEVAKNARELLLKEYRGVLSTHSKSMPGFPFGSVVPYCLDEQGRPLILISRIAQHTHNLQKDPKCSMLVGEREADDVQAVGRLTYLAEAQKLQDPAAIEAAAERYYRYFPDSQNYHKAHDFDFWVLNPVRHRYIGGFGAIHWIDQLTLANPFAGKAEISMVEHMNSDHAKAIAHYVELAGLPKTVPAQLAGIDTEGMHLRIGQALYWLPFQAPCHTPIQVREALVSLAHAEVWPKNAVADA